One Coffea eugenioides isolate CCC68of chromosome 2, Ceug_1.0, whole genome shotgun sequence genomic window, TGATAGTTGTACCAATCTTTTATCATTCAATGTATTTAGTTAACAATTCAGAGAATATACCTAAGTGCAATATGATGCATAATAGACCATAACCACCTCCAGACTTGACTTGTATGAATTTTCATGCTTTTGTGTCAAATGAACTCAAATAACAAGCTCCATGGTTCCTTCAGTATCAAACTTTAAACttatagaaaagaaaataacatcAAAAATACCAAATGTTCCCAACTTGAACTTGAAGGAAAGAGTCCCACCCAAAAATAAGAAAGTGGGCAAATTTTAGAAGTCGCAAAAAGGTCATTCACAAAAATTTGAAAGAGTGAATTAAATctccgatttttattttagaGTTGGCCGTattcttatttactttttcagTTAACCAAATAACCAGGAAATCTCCGAGTTCCTAATTGTGTATTTTCAAGGAAAAGTTTCTGGAATTATCCTTGAAAGAGTGAATGAAATCCATACTTCATATACATCCACAAAACTTGAATACCTAACATAACTTTTTGTTCTCATGTCACTTAATCAGCCCCAATGCTGTTGCAAGGAAAATTACAACTAGGCCCAAAGTATTAGCATTTACCCCTTCTACGTCTTTCCTTGAGTCTAAACATCCACACCTTCTACCTTTCTAATTCACCAAAATAGAACACACAGGAAAATAAGCAGCAGAATATATACCAATCTTTTGCCTTGGATCATAAACCACCATCTTTGAAGTATCTGGGTAAACAACTTTTACAGAATTTGAAGTGGTAGAAACTGCTGAAGAACTCTTATCTGTAACCGAAGAAAAGAGGTTATTAAATCAAAATAGGGTAGTCAGATTAGATAGTAGTTTGCATGTCAATATGATAGAATTACCTACAGAACTGACACCATTGGCAGGAGTTGGTTTCTCAATCTTCTTACTGATGTTTTTTGAAAGCCACTAAAAACAAATGCAATATTACAATCTAAGTTAAATCATAGCAAAAATAACTTAAATATTCAGTAGACATATATCTAAATCATCTTCAGTTCCAGAGGCAGACCATAAAATATATACACAGAGAAAACATGGTACACAATCTACCTCCTGCCTAGTCAAATGATCCATATCCTTGGAAGAGCAAGGCCACAGGTCCATGAAACTATAGCGTGATATAACATCTTGCAATGAACTATCCAAAGCAGATTCTCCCTCATCACCAGCCCTTGACAGTGCCTCTTTCCTTCGTTGCTCAACCTGATTCAGGGACCTCAAATGGATACATGTATATTCATTCagacaaataaaataaagtccaGGTGAAAAGAATGAGAGCTACCTTCAAAATACTAGAAAGATCTCCATATGTTTGTTCAAATTGAGTAAATCTTTTCCAGATCTGCAAAAGAAGAGTGAATTTCTGCTACGGCACTTCAAGAAAAGCCTATCATTTATGCAAAataccgaaaaaaaaaatagagtgaAGAACCAAATGGTAAAGCTTCAATTATCTGGTAAAAATAACACAGTACGTGCACACTGAAGTTGCAAAAACCAGTTGCTCCATTTGGCAATGAAAGCAAACTATGATATTCAATGCCTAGTACTAAGGCAGGCTTCTAAAAACTTTTCTAGGGCAACACAGAAGGACAGCCAGGAAGTAAGCTCGGGAAAGGTAACAAAATAAAGATGCAGTAGTCCAATGTCATCAATGACTAGTCAAATAACAGAACCCAAGTTGTAATTAGAATGTTATTCCTAGAATGGTTCAAGCATGTAGTAACTGCATCTTATTAGTGCTTGGAATAATCAACTCAGGGACAACTTAAACAATTTTTTAGACATTTGAAACTCACAAAACTGAGTGATGAAAACCTAAGAATGGAAGATGTATAGAAATTTTATCATTGAACAGCATGGGGTTGGACTGAATcaacaacaaaagaagaaacTATAAAACCAATGCAAGCCCATGTAACTTGAAAAAGAAGGCTTCCGTTAGAGAAAGCAAACTGTAAAATTAATCAGCAAATTTCCAAATGGATGGCTACCAAATGAGTCATTATGGTGAAATGCCATGCATCACAGATCAAATTACTGTGTCATTTATAAGagattaataaatgaaaaataattttataaatcTTTGCTAAAAACAATAGTATGTTGTAAAAGATGCACATGGTCCAAGTATAACTACCTCAACTGATTCCTCAGGTGGGAGTGAGCTTAATGCTCGCTCAAATAATGCCCGAATATTTCTATCATCATTCAAGCGGGATAGAAAATCTGCATATCTGCAAGATCACATCAGGAGACTGTAATTGGAATTTTTCGTGCCTACGAAAATAAGATTTCTGCTTCACACAGCAATAATCACAGACACCTACTGAACAGGTTTGATGATTCTGCTTCCTTGTTCTGgcttatttttctttcctcaCCCAATCAAAATACTAACATAATGACTTTTCAATTCCCTTTAAGAAGGTAAAATGGTGCAATATGATTGATCAATAATATTCACATTTTGGCGATAATATTATGAGTCTGTGACTTGACTTTTGGATGCTTGTCAAAATATCATAACCACCAACAATTGATCATAATCTCCTATACAACTCTAAAGTTTGAACTAAACATACTTACTCAAGGATATATGATGGCTCATGCATGAATCGTTTCAGCCCCGCTTCAAAAATATTGTGTGCAAACTGCAATAGTGATCAATCATATCAGATAACATCAAATTTTCCTTGAACAAAATTTGTGCAGTGTCTTCACCTTTGTATTGCATAATCTACGTTTGTGTTTCTTTTCCAAACCATATAGAtcagttcaaaaaataaatgaattttaGAGGATCTTGTCTTGAGTTTGTATGGAATATTTATGAAATCTTTTCTACAATCAGCTACTTCTAAATTTCATAAATATTTGAAAGAAGTCCTAATCATTTAGTTGAGACTTCTCTATTCCACTTTACCCTTTCAAATATAAGCAGTTTTcctggtttttctttttaatatttTGGACTAGTCTGATTAAAAAATGCCTTGATGTTTGATTCCAAACTCAATTTCTaccccttcttcttcttcttcttctttggggGGAATACAAATCAACAGCCTTAGGGGACAAACTAGTCTCTTGATATTCCAAGACCTAAAAACCTGTCATAACATAGATGCCAAGAATTATTTGAATATGAATGTCAAACTACCTCAAAGATAGGAGAATGTCTGGGGAGATGGACGTCTCACCAAGTGTTTAAAAACTTAATGTGTTACAACTGGACAAAATGAGAATCCTTATTATCCTAAAACATGTAATAGAAATCAATGCTCATGAGTAATTCTTCCTAAAGATAATAGAAAGCTTCTGGTTCTCAACAACGTATTCACAGAAAGGAGATGAAAAAAGCAGGAGAGGaatttattttccttctccTTTCTGCTTTTAGGTTTCATCTGACAgtaaggaaccaaaaatggtTCAGAAAGGATACTTCACTAGGAGCCTAATTATACTAATCATATTAGAAAGACAAATATGATATTATATGTTTCTGGTAAGAAAATCTGATCAATATTTTCCACTTGCAATGAGATCCTCGAAGAGAACTCTTCATCAAGGTATAATATAGTTGAAATACAAAGAAAAGCATACAAAACCCAAACCACCTATACAATATTATCAATCACCTTTGCATCCTTGTCAAGACAAAATGCCATCATCGCATAAGCTACATAAACATGGTAAGTGCAGTTAGGAGATTTCCGTGCATCCATAAAGTATTTACGTGCTGCTTCTACCCCTTCTGTTCTTCTTAGAAAGCGGATAAACTGCAGTGTACAACatttgatatattaatatgtTAATGCATGCACAAAATTGAACATGAAATGGCTTTCCACAATGAAATCAAAAAACAAATGAGACACATGCTGTAAGCACaggagaagaaaaacaaacttcTTTCCTTATCTACGCTATAATTACTCAAAAGAAAGTTAAGAGCAGAAACTCAAAAACAGTCAGTGGCAGAAAAAACCCAAAATTTTGTGACATTCATAATCACAATATATGGTTGCAAATTATCTAGCAGACAGATGGCATTGAAGGCAAGAACCTGTATATGTGAAAGAGCAGTAGCATTGCCATCATCACCAAGAAGACTTTCATATACTTTCTTTGACGCCTACATCAAACTAAATTGCATTAAAAAACAAGAGGAGCCTATACAAATGGAAAAGAAAGCAGGTGAAACATTGGGCAAACCTGAATCGAGCCACGGGATTCTTCCAGCTCTGCATACGCATATTTTAGCATTTCTGAATCTGCACGTGAAAGTGAAGACCCAAATACACAAATTACTAGAAACAGTGCACAAAAGAGAAAGGGAAAGTCAAACAACCCAGTACCGGAAAAATCTAGTCAGGACCCATGAATTATACATTTTAAACACATAAAAGATATGCAGAGAACAAGTTCCAGTAGATTAAGCAAAAGTAGCAGAACAAGAATAAATTTATGGCAACTGAAGATTAACAGAATGACAAGAAGTAATACCAGGTAAAGCCTTCAAAGCTcgctggaaaattttgattgcAGAGTCTACAGAGCCACTTTTTGCATGCCACGTGGCATAATCATACCATATGTCAGGATAGTGGTATAAATACATGAGGCACTAGCAAAGAAATTGATTAATTAGCAATCTTTCTGCGTACAGGTACAAACAAAAAACAAGCTTAAAGAAACATACATACAGTGCAGTTATGTTTCACCACAAGATACCAATCAAGACATACAACTCCAACAGAAATGAAAACTCAGGATGTTGATCTGAGACCATCATAACCAATGCCTAGAAAGTTCTACAGTGCAGCATTTCCCCAAAGAAGAAACCATTTTTGCATTTCTCAGACGTGCAAATGCAGCAAGCAGGCTAACAGCTACCACAAACCCATACACAAGCAGAAATTACAGAAAACTAGGATTAGCTTGTTCAGGAGCAGTGGCATGACAGATCTTACTTAGATAATAGTTCACACTAACAAGCATATATATCAAACCTTGAAAAGGCACAAAAAGTTTTAGATCAAATCAAATACCTTTCTATCCaactattttattattttttattttctttttcagggATACTGAAGGTAATCTATGATAAAATGTTACGCCTAAAGTCTTGCTTCAAGACATCTTTACACCAAGTGGGCTTTCTCTGAAGGACCAAGAAGTCCACATAATCATACAAGCTTAGAACGCTCCTGAGCATTAAGCAACAGCATGCAAATTAGGGGAACTAAgaacaattaatttttttttccactaCCTGTTCGTATGTGAATGCAATACGTTTATTAGCAGAAGCGCTATCTATCCTCTGGGGATTTCCTCTGAAATATAAGAACAGAGAATTACACAAGCTAGATCTTAATGAAAATATCAATCATAAACTACATAACGATAAATTAGCCCAGATGTGGAGCTTGAAGTTTCCAAATGTTTGAATATACACAACTAGATTAATTACTCTACAGATCAATTCAAAAGACATGCATGTACCATTTAAAATAAGGTACCATGTCAAATGTAGAATACCCTGGGTGCTTACTTTTCAAAGGCTAAGAACCTTTTCCATGCTATCCACTGCATTTCTTCCTGCAACAGAAAAGATGCTAAATTACAACATATCATTTGGTAGTGCAATTGTTCAAAACTTTTGTCAGCTGTTCATACAGATCGAAACCAATCCCTCACCTTTCTTTTATGTCTTAGTCAAATACTACGAGGAAAACCAATGCTGATGcatgaaattttgagaagtaCATTTCATATTGTTTTAGCTTTATAATTACTTAATTTGTAGGAACGAGACACTGAAGGTACTTAATAATGTAATTTAGGTACTAGGTGCGCAGAAATCACTTTTCCCCAAAATCTAACAACTTTATAAACTATACATACCACTAAGCCATGAAAGCTGATTCCAGCATTTTTGTCACATGGAAAATGGACTCACCAAGGACTAAAATAAGACACAGGAGATTACCTTGGAAGTACCAGATGGTGGCACAGCAAGCATATTCCAATCAATTTCATCGGCAAACTTTTTCCTCTCCCTGTAAACAGCCCTTGCACTGTTATATTTTGGCTGATATTCAGACAACAATCCTTTTGCCTGCATTATAATATATCAAGAGATCATCACTTATCAGTTTTTGGACATAATCACTCTAAAATTATCATGGAAATAGCAGAATAAAACTCAGTGCAAGAGTTTTCTTTACAATGAATAAGTCCTCAACCTCATACTTGACCAACAACCATGTATGCATGCAGCATATTAGTCTCCTTGACACCCAACCGTTTGATTAATCACATCCCGATTGAACAATTTATAAAGTTTGCCATGGATTCCTTCCAGAGATGCAAGCTATGACTAAGAAATGAAAATATAAGCTAAGAAAGTTTGTCATGGATTCCTTCCAGAGATGCAATCCATGACTAAGAAAGTTTGTCATGGATTCCTTCCAGAGATGCAAGCTATGACTAAGAAATGAAAATATAAGCAAACTATTTCTTGAAAACCTACACTTGGATGCCGCAAACTTTTCTTGGTTATTCTAGTGTTTAACTATCTCAATAGCTCATAACTTCACCACTTTCATATCACACTGgaataataaaaataagcaaTGATTACCAGGGCACGGCTAACtgagttttcaaaattttcatactCCCTCCAGAGTTGCTCAATGTGATGGGTAGGTGTAATAATGGCTTTTTGATATGCTTTTCTTACAGAAGTCATCCTTTGTGTTTCTTCTGCCAAATTTTGAGTCTGCAGCATCAT contains:
- the LOC113760757 gene encoding cleavage stimulation factor subunit 77; translated protein: MTTADKYNVEAAELLANEASHLPISEAVPVYEQLLATFPTAAKYWKQYVEAHMAVNNDDAVKHIFSRCLLNCLHIPLWRCYIRFIRKVNDKKGIEGQEETRKAFDFMLNYVGADIASGPVWMEHTAFLKSLPTQNLAEETQRMTSVRKAYQKAIITPTHHIEQLWREYENFENSVSRALAKGLLSEYQPKYNSARAVYRERKKFADEIDWNMLAVPPSGTSKEEMQWIAWKRFLAFEKGNPQRIDSASANKRIAFTYEQCLMYLYHYPDIWYDYATWHAKSGSVDSAIKIFQRALKALPDSEMLKYAYAELEESRGSIQASKKVYESLLGDDGNATALSHIQFIRFLRRTEGVEAARKYFMDARKSPNCTYHVYVAYAMMAFCLDKDAKFAHNIFEAGLKRFMHEPSYILEYADFLSRLNDDRNIRALFERALSSLPPEESVEIWKRFTQFEQTYGDLSSILKVEQRRKEALSRAGDEGESALDSSLQDVISRYSFMDLWPCSSKDMDHLTRQEWLSKNISKKIEKPTPANGVSSVDKSSSAVSTTSNSVKVVYPDTSKMVVYDPRQKIGLTGPLQPGVPVALPPNDTMGAAGAPNVLKDILKTLPPALATFVANLPAVEGPSPDVDFVLAICLQSNIPLMPVRAANSTQLQTGPAPSTSDLSGSSKFKPTRDRHAGKRKDVDKQDDEDSTTVQSQPLPRDAFKLRQLRKARGASSQTGSASYGSAFSGEMSGSTG